A region from the uncultured Holophaga sp. genome encodes:
- a CDS encoding ABC transporter ATP-binding protein, whose product MSQPILSIQGVTKRFGGLVANSNVSFDVQEGEVLGLMGPNGAGKTTLLSMIAGAQPPTEGKIFFEGKDITGLPAHKICHMGIARTFQIPHPFSQLTVRENVLVSSIFGRRISREQALKENDEILDLVGLGDKKDVRACRLPTLVLKKVEIARALARRPKVILLDEVFAGTTEAEVPQILETVALFRKMGITIIIIEHVMKILCNVVDRIVVIDKGTWLAEGKPDEVICNPEVVKAYFGS is encoded by the coding sequence ATGAGTCAACCGATCCTTTCCATCCAGGGGGTCACCAAGCGCTTCGGCGGCCTGGTGGCGAACAGCAACGTGAGCTTCGACGTCCAAGAGGGCGAGGTGCTTGGTCTGATGGGCCCCAACGGGGCCGGAAAGACCACGCTCCTCAGCATGATCGCCGGTGCCCAGCCCCCGACGGAGGGCAAGATCTTCTTTGAGGGCAAGGACATCACCGGCCTGCCCGCTCACAAGATCTGCCACATGGGCATCGCCCGGACCTTCCAGATCCCCCACCCTTTCTCCCAACTCACGGTGCGTGAGAACGTGCTGGTCTCCAGCATCTTCGGGCGGCGCATCAGCCGCGAGCAGGCGCTGAAGGAGAACGATGAGATCCTGGATCTCGTCGGCCTGGGCGACAAGAAGGATGTCCGTGCCTGCAGGCTGCCCACCCTGGTCCTCAAGAAGGTCGAGATCGCCCGTGCCCTGGCCCGGCGGCCCAAGGTCATCCTCCTGGACGAGGTCTTCGCCGGCACCACCGAAGCCGAGGTACCCCAGATCCTGGAGACTGTGGCCCTGTTCCGCAAGATGGGCATCACCATCATCATCATCGAGCACGTGATGAAGATCCTCTGCAACGTGGTGGACCGGATCGTGGTGATCGACAAGGGGACCTGGCTCGCCGAAGGCAAGCCCGACGAGGTCATCTGCAACCCCGAAGTCGTCAAGGCCTACTTCGGCAGCTGA
- a CDS encoding cytochrome c3 family protein, with protein sequence MHVLDRALRWLLPVGAVAVLATVLLVGWFTQPDRFARNRSVSQPIPYSHALHAGTMKIPCLYCHAGAERSRVAGVPSVDVCMGCHAVTRTDRPAIQKLAEIQRTGGTLTWNRVHQMPDHVYFDHRPHVNAGVACQTCHGEVQTMSQMTLKMSMRMGNCLGCHRDPKAALPAGSPILHGPEHCNACHR encoded by the coding sequence ATGCATGTCCTGGATAGAGCCCTGCGTTGGCTGCTGCCGGTGGGCGCTGTGGCGGTCTTGGCGACCGTTCTGCTGGTGGGGTGGTTCACCCAGCCGGACCGCTTTGCCCGGAACCGGAGCGTGAGCCAGCCCATTCCGTATTCCCATGCCCTCCATGCCGGGACCATGAAGATCCCTTGTCTCTATTGCCATGCCGGGGCCGAGCGCTCTCGGGTGGCGGGGGTGCCTTCGGTCGATGTCTGTATGGGCTGCCACGCCGTCACCCGTACCGACCGTCCGGCCATCCAGAAGCTGGCGGAGATCCAGCGCACCGGAGGCACCCTCACCTGGAACCGGGTTCACCAGATGCCCGACCATGTCTACTTCGACCACAGGCCCCATGTGAACGCCGGGGTCGCCTGCCAGACCTGCCACGGCGAGGTCCAGACCATGAGCCAGATGACCCTGAAGATGTCCATGCGCATGGGCAACTGCCTGGGGTGCCACCGGGATCCGAAGGCGGCCCTGCCAGCCGGTTCTCCCATCCTGCACGGACCTGAGCACTGCAACGCCTGTCATCGCTGA
- a CDS encoding SCO family protein: MKRLIHTLLLACTAMLPLAAQPASGPEVGVVEHLGEQARLGTLLKDEQGRTVTLGALVDKPTLLTLNYFRCSGVCTPQLLGVLDVAGKLKAAPGQDYQIITVSFDDRDTPEMALRKRDNFLQEMSRPFPPDAWHFLTGSAQETRALADSVGFRFKREGDSFSHAALLVVLSPKGKITRYIYGVNYTPEDITQAVAEAARGEAKPTVNKWLQFCFVSDKGGNGYVFSAMRLVATLTLVVIVIFVIVLVVSARRKRRKHEGERV, from the coding sequence ATGAAGCGACTGATCCACACCCTCCTTCTGGCCTGCACGGCCATGCTTCCCCTGGCGGCCCAGCCCGCTTCTGGCCCCGAGGTCGGGGTCGTGGAGCATCTCGGCGAGCAGGCGCGGCTCGGGACCCTGCTGAAGGATGAACAGGGCAGGACGGTCACCCTGGGCGCGTTGGTGGACAAGCCGACCTTGTTGACCCTCAACTACTTCCGCTGCTCAGGGGTCTGCACCCCCCAGCTGCTGGGGGTGCTTGATGTGGCGGGCAAACTCAAGGCGGCCCCGGGTCAGGACTACCAGATCATCACCGTGAGCTTTGATGACCGCGACACCCCCGAGATGGCCCTCCGGAAGCGGGACAACTTTCTCCAGGAGATGAGCCGTCCTTTCCCGCCCGATGCCTGGCACTTCCTGACGGGAAGTGCCCAGGAGACCCGGGCCCTGGCGGACTCCGTCGGCTTCCGTTTCAAGAGGGAGGGGGACAGCTTCTCCCATGCGGCGCTCCTGGTGGTGCTCTCCCCCAAGGGCAAGATCACCCGGTACATCTACGGGGTGAACTACACCCCTGAGGACATCACCCAGGCCGTGGCCGAGGCGGCCAGGGGCGAAGCCAAGCCCACGGTCAACAAGTGGCTGCAGTTCTGCTTCGTCTCCGACAAGGGCGGCAACGGCTATGTCTTCAGCGCCATGAGGCTGGTGGCGACCCTCACCCTGGTGGTCATCGTCATCTTTGTCATCGTCCTGGTCGTCTCCGCCCGCAGGAAGCGCCGCAAACACGAAGGGGAACGCGTATGA
- a CDS encoding quinol:electron acceptor oxidoreductase subunit ActD, producing MSSPTGSERVFAVLGLFDSPDALLAAIPEVQGAGLGRLEAYSPYPIHGMGEALKLRRSPLAGMVAVMGVIGAVSVLALAGWTSAVDYPVVTGGKALFSWQAFIPIVFELMVLFATFTAGLGMLVLLNRLPFFGHPLLASRAIRGITRDRFALSIEADGPTLDPEAARDLLSRVGARDLEVLRLPAPRAIMDADFIIRSLGGIILACGAAALITYVGVKALPLLPPFSYMEDQARLDPYKPSPFFADGRGMRAPVAGTVARGHLPLGVHSPGEAEGMVNPIPRTLATIQRGREAYMNRCVLCHGPLADGTPTLTSAYGAKPANLISEEFRKASDGRFFWAVTEGKNAMPAHAADMSEADRWAAIHYIRTLQRAQNAKDSDLAEAKP from the coding sequence ATGTCTAGCCCGACCGGTTCCGAGCGGGTCTTCGCCGTCCTGGGGCTCTTCGACAGCCCGGATGCCCTGCTGGCCGCCATCCCTGAAGTGCAGGGGGCAGGGCTGGGACGCCTGGAAGCCTATTCGCCCTATCCCATCCATGGCATGGGGGAGGCCCTGAAGCTGCGACGCTCACCCCTGGCGGGCATGGTGGCGGTGATGGGCGTCATCGGCGCCGTTTCCGTTCTGGCACTGGCCGGATGGACCAGTGCTGTTGACTACCCCGTGGTCACCGGGGGCAAGGCCCTCTTCTCCTGGCAGGCCTTCATCCCCATCGTCTTCGAGCTGATGGTTCTCTTCGCCACCTTCACGGCGGGACTGGGGATGCTGGTGCTCCTCAACCGCCTCCCCTTCTTCGGGCACCCGCTGCTGGCCTCCCGGGCCATCCGGGGTATCACCCGGGACCGCTTTGCGCTCTCCATCGAAGCCGATGGGCCCACCCTGGACCCTGAGGCAGCCCGGGATCTTCTCAGCCGCGTTGGTGCCCGCGACCTGGAGGTGCTGCGGCTTCCGGCGCCCAGGGCAATCATGGATGCTGACTTCATCATCCGCAGCCTGGGTGGGATCATCCTCGCCTGCGGTGCGGCGGCTCTGATCACCTATGTCGGCGTGAAGGCGCTTCCTCTGCTGCCACCCTTCTCGTACATGGAGGACCAGGCTCGGCTGGATCCCTACAAGCCGAGCCCCTTCTTCGCTGATGGCCGCGGTATGCGCGCTCCGGTGGCAGGGACCGTCGCCCGCGGCCACCTGCCCCTGGGGGTCCACAGCCCAGGCGAGGCGGAGGGGATGGTCAATCCGATTCCCCGCACGCTTGCGACGATCCAGAGGGGCCGGGAGGCTTACATGAACCGCTGTGTGCTCTGTCATGGCCCCCTGGCGGACGGGACGCCGACCCTCACTTCCGCCTATGGTGCCAAGCCCGCGAACCTCATCTCGGAGGAGTTCCGCAAGGCTTCCGATGGGCGCTTCTTCTGGGCCGTCACGGAAGGCAAGAACGCCATGCCCGCGCACGCCGCTGACATGTCCGAGGCTGACCGCTGGGCGGCGATCCACTACATCCGGACCTTGCAGAGGGCCCAGAATGCCAAGGACAGCGACCTTGCGGAGGCCAAGCCATGA
- a CDS encoding TAT-variant-translocated molybdopterin oxidoreductase — protein MDMNTDDRKPRAWRSLEEWEGLPAASDEFPPGGLDGPGGGFSRRSFLKLMGASAALASAIACDRKGSPLVPYTSRPRDVVPGVANLYASTFPLMGRAHPVLVTTREGRPIHVSGHDTAGPAPLWATADILGLYDPDRLKSPRLEGRSLPWPEAEKRLAEGLRGGGRVLLITGASASPTRRGLLEAFARALPGTDHLVWEPADAVEPRLHLDQARVVLSLGADFLGGTAPRTIRAFADRRLEGDCRLWVAEGPMTLTGANADQRIPIRPSRLAGFALALAQGLEHPVAPPEGVEPGLWHALLGDLRKAGGRSLVLCGEGMPSEAREAAHLLNARLGALGRTIEYVEGRVGADPVRVLGDLDAGVYGAVVVWQADPVFTSPAGARWREALRKAPFRAWIGLREDETARACSLQLPEHHWLEAWGDHEVAPGLLSLQQPTSEPLFDTRQGEDLLLGVLRSMGQPVQDSYHEHLRDRWRREVHPGLTAVPFEDFFSGVLHEGVLKVPALPGKAPEPPVGVRATAPVSGFELVLAPDPRILDGRFANNAWLQELPEPVTKTTWGNPLALSLRDAQALGLREGDLVRLESGQGSLEVPVHLQPGQAEGVLSLALGYGRSLGRVAKGVGVNAHPLLPSEGGRLCSGVRLTPTGRHREVPRTQTHHRLGGRDILRIQHPGEHAPVREAGELTTLYPDMLFPEHRWGMVIDLARCVGCSTCVLACQSENNIPVVGPEEVAKGREMHWIRIDRYYEGDPANPVTGHQPMLCQQCDHAPCENVCPAGATNHSPDGINQMIYNRCVGTRYCGNNCPYKVRRFNYLEYVYGRTDTELLARNPEVTVRPRGVMEKCTFCIQRIQDARVRAKLEKRPLQDGDIVPACAAACPARAIVFGDLKDPRSRVSRLLHEGRAYKVLEELGTRPAITYLAALRNPAGGGKA, from the coding sequence ATGGATATGAACACCGACGATCGGAAACCGCGAGCCTGGAGATCCCTGGAGGAGTGGGAGGGGCTCCCGGCGGCATCGGACGAGTTCCCGCCCGGGGGGCTGGATGGCCCCGGTGGGGGCTTCTCCCGCCGCTCCTTTCTGAAGCTCATGGGGGCCTCCGCCGCTCTGGCCTCGGCCATCGCCTGTGATCGCAAGGGCTCCCCTCTCGTCCCCTATACCTCCAGGCCCCGGGATGTCGTCCCGGGGGTCGCCAACCTCTATGCCAGCACCTTCCCTTTGATGGGGCGGGCCCATCCGGTGCTGGTAACCACCCGGGAGGGCCGCCCCATCCATGTCTCCGGGCACGACACCGCCGGTCCGGCCCCCCTGTGGGCCACAGCCGACATCCTCGGACTCTATGATCCCGACCGCCTGAAGAGCCCCCGCTTAGAAGGCAGGAGTCTGCCTTGGCCCGAGGCCGAGAAGCGGCTGGCGGAGGGACTCCGCGGGGGTGGACGGGTGCTCCTGATCACCGGGGCCAGTGCCTCGCCGACCCGTCGGGGGCTTCTGGAGGCCTTCGCCAGGGCCCTCCCCGGGACGGATCACCTGGTCTGGGAACCTGCCGACGCAGTGGAGCCCCGACTCCATCTCGACCAGGCCCGGGTGGTCCTCTCCCTGGGGGCGGACTTCCTCGGGGGGACCGCCCCCAGGACGATCCGGGCTTTTGCGGATCGGCGCCTGGAGGGGGACTGTCGCCTCTGGGTGGCGGAAGGCCCCATGACCCTCACTGGGGCCAATGCCGATCAGCGCATCCCCATCCGGCCCTCCCGTCTGGCGGGTTTCGCCCTGGCCCTGGCGCAGGGTCTGGAGCACCCCGTGGCTCCCCCGGAAGGGGTGGAGCCCGGCCTCTGGCATGCCCTTCTGGGGGATCTCCGGAAGGCTGGCGGTCGCTCCCTGGTGCTCTGCGGCGAGGGCATGCCCTCCGAGGCCCGGGAGGCGGCACACCTGCTGAATGCCCGCCTGGGAGCCCTGGGACGGACCATCGAGTATGTCGAGGGCAGGGTGGGGGCTGACCCGGTCCGGGTGCTGGGTGATCTGGACGCTGGAGTCTACGGAGCGGTTGTGGTCTGGCAGGCCGATCCGGTCTTCACCTCCCCGGCAGGTGCCCGTTGGCGCGAGGCGCTCCGCAAGGCCCCCTTCCGCGCCTGGATCGGACTCCGGGAGGACGAGACGGCCCGGGCCTGCAGTCTCCAGTTGCCGGAACACCACTGGCTGGAAGCCTGGGGGGACCACGAGGTGGCACCCGGCCTCCTCAGTCTCCAGCAGCCCACCTCCGAGCCCCTTTTCGACACCCGCCAGGGCGAGGACCTGCTTCTGGGAGTGCTGAGGTCCATGGGGCAGCCGGTGCAGGACAGCTACCACGAGCACCTCAGGGACCGCTGGCGGAGGGAGGTCCACCCGGGGCTGACTGCCGTGCCCTTCGAAGACTTCTTCTCGGGCGTCCTGCATGAAGGGGTGCTGAAGGTGCCCGCCCTTCCTGGGAAGGCCCCAGAGCCCCCGGTCGGCGTGCGGGCCACCGCTCCGGTTTCCGGCTTTGAGCTGGTGCTGGCACCGGATCCACGGATCCTGGATGGGCGCTTTGCCAACAATGCCTGGCTCCAGGAGCTCCCCGAGCCGGTGACCAAGACCACTTGGGGGAACCCCCTGGCCCTGTCCCTCCGGGATGCCCAGGCCCTGGGGCTCCGTGAAGGGGATCTGGTGCGCCTCGAGTCCGGCCAGGGCTCCCTGGAGGTGCCTGTGCACCTGCAGCCGGGGCAGGCCGAGGGGGTCCTCTCCCTGGCCCTGGGCTATGGCCGCTCCCTGGGGCGTGTGGCCAAGGGGGTCGGCGTCAATGCCCATCCCCTCCTCCCCTCTGAAGGCGGCAGGCTCTGCTCCGGGGTGAGGCTCACCCCCACCGGGCGCCATCGGGAGGTGCCACGGACCCAGACCCACCATCGCCTGGGGGGCAGGGATATCCTGCGGATCCAGCATCCCGGTGAACATGCCCCTGTGCGGGAGGCAGGCGAACTCACCACCCTCTACCCCGACATGCTCTTCCCCGAGCACCGTTGGGGCATGGTCATCGATCTGGCCCGCTGCGTGGGGTGCAGCACCTGTGTCCTGGCCTGCCAGAGCGAGAACAACATCCCGGTGGTGGGACCGGAGGAGGTGGCCAAGGGGCGCGAGATGCACTGGATCCGCATCGACCGCTACTACGAAGGGGATCCGGCCAATCCGGTGACCGGGCACCAGCCCATGCTCTGCCAGCAGTGCGATCACGCACCTTGCGAGAACGTCTGCCCTGCGGGTGCCACGAACCACAGCCCGGATGGCATCAACCAGATGATCTACAACCGCTGCGTGGGCACCCGCTACTGCGGCAACAACTGTCCCTACAAGGTCCGCCGCTTCAACTACCTCGAGTATGTCTACGGCCGGACGGACACCGAACTCCTGGCCCGGAATCCCGAGGTCACCGTGCGCCCCCGGGGGGTGATGGAGAAGTGCACCTTCTGCATCCAGCGGATCCAGGATGCCCGGGTTCGCGCCAAGCTGGAGAAGCGCCCCCTGCAGGACGGGGACATTGTCCCGGCCTGTGCCGCCGCATGTCCGGCCAGGGCCATCGTCTTCGGGGACCTCAAGGACCCCAGGAGCCGGGTCTCCAGGCTGCTCCACGAGGGGAGGGCCTACAAGGTGCTGGAGGAGCTGGGCACCCGCCCGGCCATCACCTACCTGGCTGCGCTCCGCAATCCTGCTGGGGGAGGCAAGGCATGA
- a CDS encoding cytochrome c: MIDRYLSPSELKRLISVLLVVALFLCLLAFFAFLIIPGSRNANEPAAEVPVAAPQGESGWLDPTDFPAAKGRIVPPIDPKTVLSPNAELIARGRTVYAETCATCHGAEGQGDGPAAKGLKPPPRNFSVKDGWTLGPGIPQLYQTLEKGIPGTSMLSYSYLSKRDRMALVHVVQGFGHFQRGPEDPKGMETLARLFASSGEIVPNRIPVAKAMALLTREAQVPQALDMANPLIRAAVQDPALAAQTLALRPGISRDPDALARLLVADLPGNGFRPAVATYDKTAWRALSTALGGQTR, encoded by the coding sequence ATGATCGACCGCTACCTTTCCCCCTCAGAGCTGAAGCGCCTGATCTCGGTCCTCCTGGTGGTGGCGCTCTTCCTCTGCCTCCTCGCCTTCTTCGCCTTCCTGATCATTCCCGGCAGCCGAAATGCCAATGAGCCCGCGGCGGAGGTGCCCGTGGCCGCGCCCCAGGGCGAGTCCGGCTGGCTCGATCCCACGGACTTCCCGGCGGCCAAGGGGCGGATCGTCCCCCCCATCGATCCCAAGACCGTCCTGAGTCCCAATGCGGAGTTGATCGCCCGGGGCCGCACGGTCTACGCGGAGACCTGTGCCACCTGCCATGGCGCAGAGGGGCAGGGGGACGGGCCCGCAGCCAAGGGGCTCAAGCCCCCGCCCAGGAACTTCAGCGTCAAGGATGGCTGGACCCTGGGCCCTGGCATCCCGCAGCTCTACCAGACCCTGGAGAAGGGGATCCCCGGCACCTCGATGCTGTCCTACAGTTACCTCAGCAAGCGGGATCGGATGGCCCTGGTCCATGTGGTGCAGGGCTTCGGGCACTTCCAGCGGGGGCCCGAGGACCCCAAGGGCATGGAGACCCTGGCGCGTCTCTTTGCCAGCTCCGGGGAGATCGTTCCAAACCGCATCCCTGTGGCAAAGGCCATGGCACTCCTGACCCGGGAGGCCCAGGTACCCCAGGCCCTGGACATGGCCAATCCCTTGATCCGGGCAGCGGTCCAGGACCCCGCGCTTGCCGCCCAGACCCTCGCCCTCCGGCCGGGGATCTCCCGGGATCCGGATGCCCTGGCCCGGCTCCTGGTGGCGGACCTGCCCGGCAATGGCTTCCGCCCGGCCGTGGCGACCTATGACAAGACCGCGTGGAGGGCTCTCTCCACCGCGCTCGGAGGCCAGACCCGATGA
- the nrfD gene encoding NrfD/PsrC family molybdoenzyme membrane anchor subunit translates to MSEPMILPESLREPELTVGVVTPGSLDDQVLTFPERKPPLKWFAAVGFTSLMAAIGFACMGYTAYEGIGVWGNNSPVFWGFGIINFVFWVGIAHAGTLISAILLLFRKRWRNAIGRFAEALTVFAVMCAGLFPLIHVGRPWLAFWLFPYPNQRALWINFRSPLLWDVFAVTTYLLVSALFWYLGLVPDLASLRDRTTNKWRKRIYGVACLGWLGAASHWRHYEKAYLLLAGLATALVVSVSSVVACDFATSLVPGWHMTIFPPYFVVGAVYAGFATVVVALVLVRELMDLHNLITAYHMEVMTKVVLGLSCTMAYIYLMEGFTAWYSQNHYLQHAFMNIITGTYGWAGWLTLCCNVVLPQVFWFRKCRRSRFWMVLVGLAVTLGMWFERFVIIVISLYQDYLPSSWRVFRPSLVDIGILVGSIGLFLTLILVFARVLPVIATSEVKGILPGAQPGAGETGEGGHHV, encoded by the coding sequence ATGAGCGAACCCATGATCCTCCCCGAGTCCCTCCGGGAACCCGAGCTGACGGTCGGTGTGGTCACGCCAGGCTCCCTGGATGACCAGGTCCTGACCTTCCCTGAGCGGAAGCCCCCTCTCAAATGGTTCGCGGCCGTGGGTTTCACCTCCCTCATGGCCGCCATCGGCTTTGCCTGCATGGGCTACACGGCCTACGAGGGCATCGGGGTCTGGGGCAACAACAGCCCGGTCTTCTGGGGTTTCGGCATCATCAACTTCGTCTTCTGGGTGGGCATCGCCCACGCCGGGACCCTCATCTCGGCCATCCTCCTTCTCTTCCGCAAGCGCTGGCGCAATGCCATAGGCCGCTTCGCCGAGGCGCTGACCGTGTTCGCCGTGATGTGCGCAGGCCTCTTCCCCCTGATCCATGTGGGCCGTCCCTGGCTGGCCTTCTGGCTCTTCCCCTATCCCAACCAGCGGGCCCTCTGGATCAACTTCCGTTCGCCCCTGCTCTGGGATGTCTTCGCCGTGACCACCTACCTGCTGGTCTCGGCCCTCTTCTGGTACCTGGGACTGGTGCCGGATCTGGCCTCGCTCCGGGACCGCACGACGAACAAGTGGCGCAAGCGCATCTATGGCGTGGCCTGCCTGGGCTGGCTGGGGGCCGCCTCCCACTGGCGGCACTATGAGAAGGCCTACCTCCTCCTGGCGGGCTTGGCCACGGCCCTGGTGGTCTCGGTCTCCAGCGTGGTGGCCTGTGACTTCGCCACCTCTCTGGTACCGGGCTGGCACATGACCATCTTCCCGCCCTACTTCGTGGTGGGTGCCGTCTATGCCGGTTTCGCCACGGTGGTGGTGGCGCTGGTCCTGGTCCGGGAGCTCATGGATCTCCACAACCTGATCACGGCCTATCACATGGAGGTCATGACCAAGGTGGTGCTGGGCCTCTCCTGCACCATGGCCTACATCTACCTGATGGAGGGTTTCACGGCCTGGTACAGCCAGAATCATTACCTTCAGCACGCTTTCATGAACATCATCACCGGGACCTATGGCTGGGCGGGGTGGCTGACGCTCTGCTGCAACGTGGTGCTTCCCCAGGTCTTCTGGTTCAGGAAGTGCCGGCGGAGTCGCTTCTGGATGGTTCTGGTCGGTCTCGCCGTGACCCTGGGCATGTGGTTTGAGCGTTTCGTGATCATCGTCATCTCGCTCTACCAGGACTACCTGCCCTCCTCCTGGCGTGTATTCCGCCCGAGTTTGGTGGACATCGGGATCCTGGTGGGCTCCATCGGGCTCTTCCTCACCCTGATCCTGGTCTTCGCCCGGGTCCTGCCCGTCATCGCCACCAGCGAGGTCAAAGGCATCCTGCCGGGGGCCCAGCCCGGAGCAGGTGAAACCGGAGAGGGAGGCCACCATGTCTAG
- a CDS encoding ABC transporter substrate-binding protein has product MKHFIPITACAAALTSLLAIGCDKKGGHEIKVGVVHAQTGMFASFGQGGVFGIQAAVEDINKQGGVQVGDKKMPIKLVIVDNESDPNKAGSLAESLINQDNVSFIVSGDEPPPMHAGVSTACERYKVPYVTSVGPFEPWMGMRNETPTKWQYTWSAGLMAIATPATGDDFRAGKPGYTVLDTWKDMLDQFGDQTNKKVGVLASDDPDGRGWYTVFGPALKKLGYQGVGLDKNLGLMPMETTDFSSVIKAWKDAGVQILWGNAPGPFFGAVWKQCKSLGFNPKIVMISRGALYYNDANAWGGDLANGIGSEIWWDPSFKGCPGFGDTTPLSLAGRWKSAKNQPINPAIGPGYRSMQVLVDAIQRAKSIEADKVQAALKSTDLMTIGARVKFDENHYSRGPVLFGQWFKKDGPEKWELKIVSSKHDFAAKTADPVFPLPGSK; this is encoded by the coding sequence GTGAAGCATTTCATCCCCATCACCGCCTGCGCTGCCGCCCTGACCAGCTTGCTGGCCATCGGGTGCGACAAGAAGGGCGGGCATGAGATCAAAGTGGGTGTCGTCCACGCCCAGACGGGCATGTTCGCCTCCTTCGGACAGGGCGGCGTCTTCGGCATCCAGGCGGCCGTCGAGGACATCAACAAGCAGGGCGGCGTCCAGGTGGGCGACAAGAAGATGCCCATCAAGCTGGTGATCGTCGACAACGAGAGCGACCCGAACAAGGCCGGCTCCCTGGCCGAGAGCCTCATCAACCAGGACAACGTCAGCTTCATCGTGAGCGGTGACGAGCCGCCCCCGATGCACGCCGGTGTCTCCACCGCCTGCGAACGCTACAAGGTCCCCTATGTGACCTCCGTGGGCCCCTTCGAGCCCTGGATGGGCATGCGCAACGAGACCCCGACCAAGTGGCAGTACACTTGGTCAGCTGGCCTCATGGCCATCGCCACCCCCGCCACCGGTGACGACTTCCGGGCCGGGAAGCCTGGCTACACCGTCCTGGATACCTGGAAGGACATGCTGGACCAGTTCGGCGACCAGACCAACAAGAAGGTGGGCGTGCTCGCCTCCGATGACCCCGATGGGCGCGGTTGGTACACCGTCTTCGGCCCCGCTCTCAAGAAGCTGGGCTACCAGGGTGTCGGCCTGGACAAGAACCTGGGCCTGATGCCCATGGAGACCACCGACTTCTCCTCCGTCATCAAGGCGTGGAAGGATGCCGGTGTGCAGATCCTCTGGGGCAACGCCCCCGGCCCCTTCTTCGGCGCTGTGTGGAAGCAGTGCAAGTCCCTGGGCTTCAACCCCAAGATCGTGATGATCAGCCGCGGCGCTCTTTACTACAACGACGCCAACGCATGGGGCGGTGATCTCGCCAACGGTATCGGCTCCGAGATCTGGTGGGATCCCTCCTTCAAGGGCTGCCCCGGCTTCGGTGACACGACCCCCCTCTCCCTGGCCGGGCGCTGGAAGTCTGCCAAGAACCAGCCCATCAACCCCGCCATCGGTCCCGGCTACCGTTCCATGCAGGTGCTGGTCGATGCGATCCAGCGTGCCAAGTCCATCGAGGCCGACAAGGTCCAGGCTGCTCTCAAGAGCACTGACCTGATGACCATTGGCGCCCGGGTGAAGTTCGACGAGAACCACTACAGCCGCGGCCCCGTGCTCTTCGGCCAGTGGTTCAAGAAGGACGGCCCTGAGAAGTGGGAGCTGAAGATCGTCTCCTCCAAGCATGACTTCGCCGCCAAGACGGCTGACCCGGTCTTCCCCCTGCCCGGCTCCAAGTAA